In one window of Caballeronia sp. TF1N1 DNA:
- a CDS encoding LysR family transcriptional regulator codes for MTQGHSNWFVRARLKTRQLLLLAAMEEEGNVRRAADVLGMTQPAASRLLKELEDVLDVRLFDRTPHGMQATLYGEVMIRHARMVLSNLNKAQDEIAALRAGLVGEVRVGVIAAAAARMVPLAIGRVKAQYPQLQIWLQVETSDVMLPLLTQGQLDVMIGRVLQQHVQLKPAVQYAPIADEPLCVVVRPGHPLEQTAGLTMSGVADAEWVLHPPGSVLRHRIDMAFAELGLNPPRNVVNTNNFLAISSLLLQSDMLAVMPDEVARQYERFGTLKRLAIDLPCRMDAFGIITRQAHALSPAATVVLHALHDAAAEVYGVSADALSA; via the coding sequence TTGACACAGGGACACTCGAACTGGTTCGTGCGCGCGCGGCTCAAGACGCGCCAGCTCTTGTTGCTCGCCGCGATGGAGGAAGAGGGCAACGTGCGCCGTGCCGCCGATGTCCTCGGCATGACGCAGCCAGCGGCATCGCGGCTTCTGAAGGAACTCGAAGATGTGCTGGACGTGCGTCTCTTCGATCGCACGCCGCACGGCATGCAGGCGACGCTCTACGGCGAAGTGATGATCCGTCATGCGCGCATGGTGCTGTCGAATCTCAACAAGGCGCAAGACGAGATTGCCGCCTTGCGCGCCGGTCTGGTGGGCGAAGTGCGCGTCGGCGTGATCGCGGCGGCGGCGGCCAGAATGGTTCCGCTCGCCATCGGACGCGTGAAGGCGCAGTATCCGCAACTGCAAATCTGGCTGCAGGTGGAGACTTCCGATGTCATGCTGCCGCTTCTCACGCAGGGGCAACTCGACGTGATGATCGGCCGCGTGCTCCAGCAGCACGTGCAACTGAAGCCCGCCGTGCAATACGCGCCCATCGCCGATGAACCGCTGTGCGTGGTGGTGCGCCCCGGGCATCCGCTCGAACAGACTGCGGGGCTCACCATGAGCGGTGTCGCCGACGCCGAATGGGTGCTGCATCCGCCGGGGAGTGTCTTGCGGCATCGTATCGACATGGCGTTCGCGGAGCTTGGGCTGAACCCGCCGCGGAATGTGGTCAACACCAACAACTTTCTGGCGATCTCGAGCCTTCTGTTGCAGAGCGACATGCTCGCCGTCATGCCCGATGAAGTGGCGCGGCAATACGAGCGCTTCGGCACGCTCAAGCGTCTTGCAATCGACCTGCCTTGCCGCATGGATGCATTCGGCATCATCACGCGGCAAGCGCATGCGCTCTCGCCCGCGGCGACCGTGGTGCTGCATGCGCTTCACGACGCCGCCGCCGAAGTATACGGCGTGTCCGCCGATGCCCTGAGCGCCTGA
- a CDS encoding ABC transporter substrate-binding protein, whose translation MLGSVLVLAASVNAHADDKKITLGFAQVGAESAWRTANTVSVKSAAKDAGINLKFSDAQQKQENQIKAIRSYIAQKVDVIAFSPVVESGWEPILIEAKNAKIPVILTDRNIDVKDKSLYVTMIGSDFLEEGRRGGKWLEERYKNEKGPINIVELQGTVGSAPANDRRAGLLEVIKNDPKFKVIASQSGDFTLAGGKQVMEAFAKTYGKQINVVYAHNDDMALGAIQAMEEAGMKPGKDITVVSFDATKGGFDAMVAGKINVDVECSPLLGPQLMTAVKDVVAGKELPKRIVTEETIFPMSVAAATLPQRKY comes from the coding sequence ATGCTTGGTTCGGTGCTGGTACTCGCCGCGAGTGTGAATGCACACGCCGACGACAAGAAGATCACGCTCGGCTTCGCACAGGTCGGCGCGGAGAGCGCCTGGCGCACGGCCAATACGGTCTCGGTCAAGTCCGCCGCGAAAGACGCGGGCATCAACCTCAAATTCTCCGACGCCCAGCAGAAGCAGGAAAATCAGATCAAGGCCATACGCTCCTACATTGCGCAGAAGGTCGATGTGATCGCGTTCTCGCCGGTCGTCGAGTCGGGCTGGGAGCCGATTCTCATCGAAGCGAAAAACGCCAAGATTCCCGTGATCCTGACCGACCGCAACATCGACGTGAAAGACAAGTCGCTCTATGTGACGATGATCGGCTCGGACTTCCTCGAAGAAGGCCGGCGCGGCGGCAAGTGGCTGGAAGAACGCTACAAGAACGAGAAGGGGCCGATCAACATCGTCGAGTTGCAGGGCACGGTGGGATCGGCGCCGGCGAACGACCGGCGTGCGGGTCTGCTCGAAGTCATCAAGAACGATCCCAAGTTCAAGGTGATCGCCTCGCAAAGCGGCGACTTCACGCTCGCTGGCGGCAAGCAGGTCATGGAAGCCTTCGCGAAGACCTACGGCAAGCAGATCAACGTGGTCTACGCGCATAACGACGACATGGCGCTCGGCGCCATTCAGGCAATGGAGGAGGCGGGCATGAAGCCGGGCAAGGACATCACGGTCGTCTCGTTCGATGCAACCAAGGGCGGTTTCGACGCCATGGTCGCGGGCAAGATCAACGTGGACGTGGAATGCAGTCCGCTGCTCGGCCCGCAGTTGATGACCGCGGTGAAGGATGTGGTCGCGGGCAAGGAACTGCCCAAGCGTATCGTGACCGAAGAGACCATTTTCCCGATGAGCGTCGCCGCGGCCACGCTGCCGCAGCGCAAATACTGA